The Deltaproteobacteria bacterium genome segment CATCCATGATCCTGGCCTGGCCTTGCTTATCCAGGCTCCTGGACTCCCGGTACAGCAAGAGAACCTGGGACGCCTTTTCGGCCGCGATGGAGTAAAACAGGTCCATGGCCCGGATCAACTTTTTTTTCGGGTCATCCAGGCGCTCAATGGCAGGCAGAATCCTCTCCTGAAACTGGCTGGTAAAATCCTCCATGATAAGGAGCATTATCTCGGACTTGCGCCGAACATATTTATATGCATCCGGGACGCTCACTCCAGCCAGTTCGGCTATTTCACCAACCGATGTCTGGTAAAGCCCTTTTTCTTCAAAAAGCAGGCTTGCGGCATCTATAATCTTCTTTTTTAATCGTGCGTATTCTGACTCTTCTTTTGTCTGATTGGACCCTGCGGACACTATCTTATCCTCCAGTAAGCCAGCCGGAGATACGGAAAGCCGGGCTTGAACCACTATTAGAGTTATGCCGAGTCGGCTATATTTGTCAACTCCTTTCCTGGGCCTAAAAGTGAATAAAAATTTTTTATGATTCTGAGGCTTATAACAACGAGGGTATCATTTCAGTGGTTTAAGATCCAAATAAGCCTGAACGATTTTATATATTTTTTCGGCATTGGCCGCGGCCT includes the following:
- a CDS encoding TetR/AcrR family transcriptional regulator, with the protein product MSAGSNQTKEESEYARLKKKIIDAASLLFEEKGLYQTSVGEIAELAGVSVPDAYKYVRRKSEIMLLIMEDFTSQFQERILPAIERLDDPKKKLIRAMDLFYSIAAEKASQVLLLYRESRSLDKQGQARIMDAELAHVKIFQDILEEGIGRGVFKHHDAHQIAYNIVILGHAWALKRWHLKKRFDLKEYLDLQYKFIIETITS